In Buchnera aphidicola (Eriosoma grossulariae), a genomic segment contains:
- the cysE gene encoding serine O-acetyltransferase, whose protein sequence is MLKTLDIVWNTIITETEFFLKNEPFLSHFYYQNILQHDSLIDSMAFILSNKLSNSMISDNFLKKIFKEAYFSDISLIECVNRDIQAIYYRDPSIDNYIIPFLYFKGFHALQGYRISNYLWTFNQKSLALHLQNQISTVFSVDIHPAAKIGSGVMFDHATGIVIGETVVIEDNVSILQSVTLGGTGKIIGDRHPKIRSDVMIGAGAKVLGNIEVGIGAKIGAGAVVLNSIPAYSTVVGIPAKIVKYYNKKMLINSNIDKIRHKNYLMECNFEYGSGI, encoded by the coding sequence ATGTTAAAAACATTAGATATAGTTTGGAATACAATAATTACTGAAACTGAGTTTTTTTTAAAGAATGAACCATTTTTATCTCATTTTTATTATCAAAATATATTGCAACATGACAGTTTAATTGATTCTATGGCATTTATTTTATCCAATAAATTATCTAATTCTATGATTTCTGATAATTTTTTAAAAAAAATTTTTAAAGAAGCTTATTTTTCTGATATTTCGTTAATTGAATGTGTTAATAGAGATATTCAAGCAATATATTATCGTGATCCTTCTATTGATAATTATATTATTCCATTTTTATATTTTAAAGGTTTTCACGCATTACAAGGATATCGGATTAGTAATTATTTATGGACTTTTAATCAAAAATCTTTAGCATTGCATTTACAAAATCAAATATCAACAGTTTTTTCTGTAGATATTCATCCTGCTGCAAAAATTGGATCTGGTGTTATGTTTGATCATGCTACTGGTATTGTTATAGGAGAAACAGTAGTCATTGAAGACAATGTTTCTATTTTACAATCAGTAACATTAGGTGGAACAGGTAAAATAATTGGTGATCGTCATCCAAAAATTAGATCAGATGTTATGATAGGAGCTGGAGCTAAAGTTCTTGGTAATATTGAAGTAGGAATTGGTGCCAAAATAGGAGCAGGAGCAGTAGTTTTAAATTCTATACCAGCTTATTCTACTGTAGTAGGTATACCTGCAAAAATAGTAAAATACTATAATAAAAAAATGTTAATAAATAGCAATATTGATAAAATTCGTCATAAAAATTATTTAATGGAATGTAATTTTGAATATGGTTCAGGTATTTAA
- the nusG gene encoding transcription termination/antitermination protein NusG: MFKDKKKRWYVLQTFSGFESRVTQSIQEHIKLNHMETDFGEIMVPAEEVVEIRSGQRRKSEHKFFPGYVLIQMNMNDSSWHLVKNVPRVMGFIGGTSDRPSPISDKEVNSIINRLKQVSDKPRPKTLFEPGETVRVNYGPFSDFNGIVEEVDYDKSRLKVSVSIFGRSTPVELDFSQVEKN; encoded by the coding sequence ATGTTTAAGGATAAAAAAAAGCGATGGTATGTTTTACAAACTTTTTCAGGTTTTGAAAGTCGTGTTACACAATCTATTCAAGAACATATCAAACTTAATCATATGGAAACAGATTTTGGAGAAATCATGGTTCCTGCAGAAGAAGTTGTGGAAATTAGAAGTGGACAAAGAAGAAAGAGTGAACATAAATTTTTTCCAGGATATGTGTTAATTCAAATGAATATGAATGATTCAAGTTGGCATTTAGTAAAAAATGTTCCTAGAGTCATGGGTTTTATTGGAGGAACTTCTGATCGACCATCTCCAATTAGTGATAAAGAAGTAAATTCAATAATTAACAGACTTAAACAAGTTAGTGATAAACCTAGACCAAAAACACTCTTTGAACCAGGTGAAACAGTTCGTGTAAATTATGGACCATTTTCAGATTTTAATGGAATTGTAGAAGAAGTTGATTATGATAAAAGTAGATTAAAAGTATCAGTATCAATATTTGGAAGATCTACACCAGTAGAATTAGATTTTTCACAAGTAGAAAAAAATTAA
- a CDS encoding argininosuccinate synthase has translation MNKKKTNKVVLAYSGGLDTSAIIPWIKENYNLSVIAFVANVGQNKEDLEGIEEKALVSGADEVYIVDLREEFLCNYIYPVVHTGATYEGNYLLGTSMARPIIAKAQVDLAIKLEAKFLCHGATGKGNDQVRFEIVYAALAPELKVIAPWREWNFYSREDLLTYLKTKNISTTSTIEKIYSRDDNIWHTSTEGGILENPWNEPLSNCWIKTVDPCLAPNEPESVSIKIEKGIVVSVNQVKMNPLQCLEKLNELGSKHSIGRIDIVENRLIGIKSRGCYETPGGTIIMKAIRAIEELVLDRDSIKWRLKLALDMSYIVYDGCWFSPYRESLQAAIKVLVNYFYGEIVLKLYKGMVTVVQKKSIHSLYSQKFSTFGKDDEYLHSDAAGFIRLFSLPSRIRALHQKKNIKDN, from the coding sequence ATGAATAAAAAAAAAACAAATAAAGTAGTCTTGGCTTATTCTGGTGGTTTAGATACTTCAGCTATTATCCCTTGGATTAAAGAAAATTATAATCTTTCAGTAATAGCTTTTGTTGCAAATGTTGGTCAAAATAAAGAAGATTTAGAAGGAATTGAAGAAAAAGCTTTAGTATCAGGAGCTGATGAAGTTTATATCGTTGATCTTCGTGAAGAATTTTTATGTAATTACATATATCCTGTAGTACATACAGGAGCTACTTATGAAGGAAATTATTTATTAGGAACCAGTATGGCACGTCCAATTATTGCTAAAGCACAAGTTGATTTAGCAATAAAATTAGAAGCTAAATTTTTATGTCATGGAGCTACAGGAAAAGGGAATGATCAAGTGCGTTTTGAAATTGTGTATGCTGCATTAGCTCCTGAATTAAAAGTTATTGCTCCTTGGAGAGAATGGAATTTTTATTCTCGTGAAGATTTATTAACATATTTAAAAACTAAAAATATATCTACTACATCTACAATAGAAAAAATATATAGTCGAGATGATAATATTTGGCATACTTCTACTGAAGGTGGAATATTAGAAAATCCTTGGAACGAACCATTAAGTAATTGTTGGATCAAGACAGTGGATCCGTGTTTAGCTCCAAATGAACCAGAATCTGTTTCAATCAAAATTGAAAAAGGTATTGTAGTATCCGTAAATCAGGTAAAAATGAATCCTTTACAATGTTTGGAAAAATTGAATGAATTAGGTTCTAAACATAGTATAGGAAGAATCGATATCGTTGAAAATAGATTAATTGGAATAAAATCTAGAGGATGTTATGAAACACCAGGAGGAACAATTATCATGAAAGCTATTCGTGCGATTGAAGAATTAGTATTAGACAGGGATAGTATAAAATGGAGATTAAAATTAGCTTTAGATATGTCTTATATTGTTTATGACGGTTGTTGGTTTTCTCCATATCGTGAATCTTTACAAGCAGCTATAAAAGTTTTAGTCAATTATTTTTATGGAGAAATAGTATTAAAATTATATAAAGGTATGGTGACTGTTGTACAAAAAAAATCTATTCATTCATTATATTCTCAAAAATTTTCTACTTTTGGAAAAGATGATGAATATCTTCATTCTGATGCAGCTGGTTTTATTCGTCTTTTTTCTTTGCCTTCTCGTATTAGAGCACTACATCAAAAAAAAAATATTAAAGATAATTAA
- the argE gene encoding acetylornithine deacetylase, whose translation MQKFPKFIQIYETLIKTISINSTNLEYDYSNKKIIDILANWLNDLNFSTKIQSIPLTNNKFNLLAKIGYGPGGLLLSGHSDTVDINEKLWTVNPFQLTIKNDKFYGLGTVDMKGFISCVLDVLFNFNLNKIKKPLYILITADEETTMSGAKYFSKNTKIQPDLIIIGEPTSLKPIIGHKGHISKSICVTGTAGHSSDPDRGINSIEIMYKILTKLFEIKKKIKNICLQEEFKIPYSTMNLGCINGGKAANIICDLCTLSIDIRLLPNLSIRKFDKIMLKKFTEITNIFKNIKIKNIHDPIPSYTLSKFPKMINLIEKLSKQKSSFVNYCTEASYMQNIAPTLILGPGSINQAHQPNEYLDNNMITPAKKIIKKFIEYFCIK comes from the coding sequence ATGCAAAAATTTCCTAAATTTATTCAAATCTATGAAACATTAATAAAAACTATATCAATTAATTCAACTAATTTAGAGTACGATTACAGTAATAAAAAAATTATTGATATTTTAGCTAATTGGTTAAATGACTTGAATTTTTCTACAAAGATCCAATCTATACCTCTTACAAATAACAAATTTAATTTATTAGCTAAAATTGGTTATGGTCCAGGAGGTTTATTACTGAGTGGTCATTCTGATACTGTTGATATTAACGAAAAATTATGGACTGTGAACCCCTTTCAATTAACTATTAAAAATGATAAATTTTATGGTTTAGGGACAGTTGATATGAAAGGATTTATTTCTTGTGTTTTAGATGTATTATTTAATTTTAATTTAAATAAAATTAAAAAACCATTATATATACTGATCACTGCTGATGAAGAAACTACTATGTCTGGAGCAAAATATTTTTCAAAAAATACAAAAATTCAACCAGATTTAATAATTATCGGTGAACCTACTTCTTTAAAACCAATCATTGGACATAAAGGACATATTTCAAAATCAATTTGTGTAACAGGTACAGCAGGACATTCAAGTGATCCTGACCGAGGTATCAACAGTATTGAAATAATGTATAAAATATTAACAAAATTATTTGAAATCAAAAAAAAAATAAAAAATATATGTTTACAAGAGGAATTTAAAATACCATATTCTACAATGAATTTAGGATGTATTAATGGTGGAAAAGCAGCAAATATAATTTGTGATTTATGTACATTAAGTATAGATATTCGTCTATTACCAAATTTATCTATACGAAAATTCGATAAAATCATGTTAAAAAAATTTACAGAAATCACAAATATATTTAAAAATATAAAAATAAAAAATATACATGACCCCATTCCTAGTTATACATTATCAAAATTTCCAAAAATGATAAATCTTATTGAAAAGTTATCAAAACAAAAATCTAGTTTTGTCAATTACTGTACAGAAGCATCATATATGCAAAATATTGCCCCTACATTAATTTTAGGACCAGGTTCAATTAATCAAGCACATCAACCAAATGAATATTTAGATAATAATATGATCACACCTGCTAAAAAAATTATTAAAAAATTTATAGAATATTTCTGTATAAAATAA
- the rpoD gene encoding RNA polymerase sigma factor RpoD translates to MEQNPQSQLKILVNHGKEQGYLTYSEVNDHLPEDIVDSDQIEDIIQMINDMGIQVVEEAPDADDLILNESSTETDEDAAEAAAQVLSSVETELGRTTDPVRMYMREMGSVELLTREGEIDIAKRIEEGINQVQCSVAEYPEAITYLLKQYERVESGDMQLSDLIIGFIDPHEEDIISSSIMNIEEELSESIKKQEEIKNIDQNDQEITEEENNIDPVLAHEKFSELRNQYFTTNQIIKHKNRNHKDAIIEIHNLSEIFKQFRLVPKQFDHLVNNMRNMMERVRIQERYVMKLFVEKCQIPKKSFIHIFSKSENNKNWFNQVKKMNKTWSEKLLTVKESIHNSLNKLTEVEKETGLTIKQVKDINKRISIGEAKAKRAKKEMVEANLRLVISIAKKYTNRGLQFLDLIQEGNIGLMKAVDKFEYRRGYKFSTYATWWIRQAITRSIADQARTIRIPVHMIETINKLNRISRQMLQEIGREPTPEELSEKMLIPEDKIRKVLKIAKEPISMETPIGDDEDSHLGDFIEDTTLELPLDSATAESLRSATHNILSGLTPREAKVLRMRFGIDMNSDHTLEEVGKQFDVTRERIRQIEAKALRKLRHPSRSEILRSFLDD, encoded by the coding sequence ATGGAACAAAACCCACAATCACAATTAAAAATTCTTGTTAATCATGGTAAAGAACAAGGATATCTAACTTATTCTGAAGTCAATGATCATCTTCCAGAAGATATTGTCGATTCTGATCAAATTGAAGATATCATACAAATGATTAATGATATGGGTATTCAAGTCGTAGAAGAAGCTCCAGATGCTGATGATTTAATTTTAAATGAAAGTAGTACAGAAACAGACGAAGATGCTGCTGAAGCTGCTGCGCAAGTACTATCTAGTGTCGAAACAGAATTAGGTCGAACAACTGACCCGGTTCGTATGTACATGAGAGAAATGGGTTCAGTTGAATTATTAACTAGAGAAGGAGAAATCGACATCGCAAAAAGAATTGAAGAAGGAATTAATCAAGTACAATGTTCTGTTGCAGAATATCCTGAAGCAATTACTTATTTGTTAAAACAATATGAACGTGTGGAATCTGGAGATATGCAATTATCAGATTTAATTATTGGATTTATTGATCCTCATGAAGAAGATATAATATCTTCATCAATAATGAATATTGAAGAAGAATTATCAGAATCAATAAAAAAACAAGAAGAAATTAAAAACATTGATCAAAATGATCAAGAAATTACTGAAGAAGAAAATAATATTGACCCAGTATTAGCCCATGAAAAATTTTCTGAATTAAGAAATCAATATTTCACAACAAATCAAATTATAAAACATAAAAATCGTAATCATAAAGATGCTATTATTGAAATTCATAATTTATCAGAAATATTTAAACAGTTTCGATTAGTACCAAAACAATTTGATCATTTAGTAAATAACATGAGAAACATGATGGAACGTGTACGGATTCAAGAAAGATATGTTATGAAATTATTCGTCGAAAAATGTCAAATTCCAAAAAAAAGTTTTATTCATATTTTCAGTAAATCTGAAAATAATAAAAATTGGTTTAATCAAGTTAAAAAAATGAATAAAACATGGTCTGAAAAATTACTAACAGTCAAAGAATCCATTCATAATAGTTTAAACAAATTAACAGAAGTTGAAAAAGAAACAGGACTGACTATTAAACAAGTAAAAGATATCAATAAAAGAATATCAATTGGAGAAGCAAAAGCAAAAAGAGCAAAAAAAGAGATGGTAGAAGCAAACTTAAGATTAGTTATTTCAATTGCAAAAAAATATACCAATCGAGGCTTACAATTTTTAGATCTTATTCAAGAAGGAAATATTGGTTTAATGAAAGCAGTCGATAAATTTGAATATCGTCGTGGTTATAAATTTTCAACATATGCTACTTGGTGGATCAGACAAGCTATTACTCGTTCTATTGCTGATCAAGCAAGAACTATTCGAATTCCAGTACATATGATCGAAACAATCAATAAACTAAACCGAATTTCTAGACAAATGTTACAAGAAATTGGAAGAGAACCAACCCCTGAAGAACTTTCAGAAAAAATGTTAATACCAGAAGATAAAATCAGAAAAGTATTAAAAATTGCCAAAGAACCAATATCTATGGAAACACCTATTGGTGATGATGAAGATTCTCATCTAGGTGATTTTATTGAAGATACCACTTTAGAACTTCCATTAGATTCTGCAACAGCAGAAAGCCTACGTTCAGCAACACATAACATATTATCTGGTTTAACACCAAGAGAAGCAAAAGTATTAAGGATGAGATTTGGTATTGATATGAATTCTGATCATACTTTAGAAGAAGTAGGTAAACAATTTGATGTTACTAGAGAAAGAATACGTCAAATTGAAGCAAAAGCATTAAGAAAATTAAGACATCCTAGTCGATCAGAAATATTACGTAGTTTTTTGGATGACTGA
- the secE gene encoding preprotein translocase subunit SecE, producing MNNNRDQKNNHQLELIKWSSIITLIFIIIIGNYYYQFINLFIRIILIIFSSIMIYKIFSITQKGIYVLDLINESKIELKKIIWPNYKETLYTTLIVSIVTTIMSLILWILDRFLFYLVSLITNIRW from the coding sequence ATGAATAATAATCGAGATCAAAAAAATAATCATCAATTAGAATTAATAAAATGGAGCAGTATAATTACTTTGATTTTTATCATTATTATAGGTAATTATTATTATCAATTTATTAATTTATTTATTCGAATAATACTAATAATATTTTCTAGTATTATGATATATAAAATTTTTTCGATAACACAAAAAGGAATTTATGTACTAGATTTAATCAATGAATCTAAAATAGAATTAAAAAAAATTATTTGGCCAAACTATAAAGAAACATTATATACGACATTAATTGTATCTATAGTTACTACCATAATGTCATTAATCTTATGGATACTAGACAGATTTTTATTTTATTTAGTATCATTGATTACTAACATAAGGTGGTAA
- the argH gene encoding argininosuccinate lyase — MKLWGGRFLKKSNSFFKKFNNSLNFDHHLAEQDILGSIAWSKSILKTNIITLDEQKKIEQSLIILLKKIKINPNIIFNSDAEDIHSWVEENLIIMLGPLAKKLHTGRSRNDQVTTDLKLWCKSQIKILINNLENLEKVLVITAENTIHVIMPGFTHLQRAQPITFAYWCLAYVEMLKRDKSRLNDAYARMDTNPLGSGALSGNAWSIDRSELTRDLGFSSTTNNSLDSVSDRDYVVELLSIASISMLHLSRFSEDLIFFNSGEANFIELSDLMTSGSSLMPQKKNPDSLELIRGKCARVYGALIQILVLLKSLPLSYNKDMQEDKEGLFDALKTWNDCLKMSCLVLETIKINDKICLKAAQSSYSNATELADYLVRKGVPFREAHHVVGKIVLEAMHNNIYLEQLTLDHFKLHHQSIEEDVYDFLQLKSCLNKRNSQGGVSFIQVKNTITNEKNRLNII, encoded by the coding sequence ATGAAACTTTGGGGTGGTCGTTTTTTAAAAAAATCTAATAGTTTTTTTAAAAAATTTAATAATTCTTTAAATTTTGATCATCATTTAGCTGAACAAGATATTTTAGGTTCTATTGCTTGGTCAAAATCTATCTTAAAAACTAATATTATTACTTTAGACGAACAAAAAAAAATAGAACAATCATTAATTATTTTATTAAAAAAAATAAAAATAAATCCAAATATTATATTTAATAGTGATGCTGAAGATATTCATAGTTGGGTAGAAGAAAATTTAATTATCATGTTAGGTCCTTTAGCAAAAAAATTACATACAGGAAGAAGTCGAAATGATCAAGTAACAACAGATTTAAAGTTATGGTGTAAATCCCAAATTAAAATATTAATAAATAATTTAGAAAATTTAGAAAAAGTATTAGTGATTACAGCCGAAAATACAATTCATGTTATTATGCCTGGATTCACACATTTACAACGTGCTCAACCAATTACTTTTGCTTATTGGTGTTTAGCTTATGTAGAAATGTTAAAAAGAGATAAAAGTCGTTTAAATGATGCTTATGCAAGAATGGATACTAATCCATTAGGTTCCGGAGCATTATCTGGTAATGCTTGGTCTATTGATCGATCAGAATTAACTCGTGATTTAGGATTTTCTAGTACTACTAATAATAGTTTAGATAGTGTCAGTGATCGAGATTATGTAGTTGAATTATTATCTATAGCTTCAATCAGTATGCTTCATTTGTCTCGTTTTTCTGAAGATTTAATTTTTTTTAATTCAGGTGAAGCTAATTTCATTGAATTGTCTGATTTAATGACGTCAGGATCATCTTTAATGCCACAAAAAAAGAATCCTGATTCTTTAGAGTTAATTCGTGGAAAATGTGCTCGTGTATACGGTGCTTTAATTCAAATTCTAGTATTATTAAAAAGTTTACCATTATCATATAATAAAGACATGCAAGAGGATAAGGAAGGATTATTTGATGCATTAAAAACATGGAATGATTGTTTAAAAATGTCTTGTTTAGTTTTAGAAACAATTAAAATCAATGATAAAATATGTCTTAAAGCAGCTCAATCTAGTTATAGTAATGCTACAGAATTAGCCGATTATTTAGTTCGAAAAGGTGTTCCATTTCGAGAAGCACATCATGTAGTTGGTAAAATTGTTTTAGAAGCGATGCATAACAATATTTATTTAGAACAGTTAACATTAGATCATTTTAAATTACATCATCAATCTATTGAAGAAGATGTATATGATTTTTTACAGTTAAAATCTTGTCTGAATAAAAGAAATTCTCAAGGGGGTGTATCATTTATTCAAGTTAAAAATACCATAACAAATGAAAAAAATCGGCTTAATATCATTTAA
- the argC gene encoding N-acetyl-gamma-glutamyl-phosphate reductase: MLKTLIVGASGYSGIELVFYLNRHKNVNITSLAVSKNSKDIGKCISDVAPQLKGIINIRLQSITDIIVNNEDFDVVFFATDHFVSYDLVPLFISRGCVVFDLSGSFRMKNSNIYTEYYGFVHHHLDLLEKSVYGLPEWNAKKIKHAQLLAIPGCYPTCIQLGLKPLVIKKLLCSEHIPVVNAISGVSGAGKKSNFNNNFCEVSLHPYNIFIHRHSPEIMEHLKIPIIFIPHIGAFSRGILATITCRLKTNISYLNIIKIFDEVYQSKPCIRLYNNVIPKLKSVIRSPFCDIGFALNNQYLVIVVTEDNLLKGAATQAIQCFNIRFGFFETESLI; this comes from the coding sequence ATGTTAAAAACTCTTATAGTAGGTGCTAGTGGATATTCTGGTATTGAATTAGTTTTTTACCTAAACAGACACAAAAATGTTAATATAACATCACTAGCAGTTTCTAAAAACAGTAAAGATATTGGAAAATGTATTTCTGATGTTGCTCCTCAATTAAAAGGAATAATAAACATTCGTTTACAATCTATTACTGATATTATTGTTAACAATGAAGATTTTGATGTAGTATTTTTTGCTACTGATCATTTTGTTAGTTATGATTTAGTTCCTTTATTTATTTCTCGTGGTTGTGTGGTGTTTGATTTATCTGGTTCATTTAGAATGAAAAATTCTAATATATATACTGAATATTATGGTTTTGTTCACCATCATTTAGATTTATTGGAAAAATCAGTATATGGATTACCAGAATGGAATGCAAAAAAAATAAAACATGCTCAATTATTAGCTATACCTGGTTGTTATCCAACTTGTATACAATTAGGATTAAAGCCATTAGTAATAAAAAAATTATTGTGTTCAGAACATATACCGGTTGTGAATGCTATTAGTGGTGTCAGTGGTGCTGGAAAAAAATCTAATTTTAATAATAATTTCTGTGAAGTTAGTTTGCATCCTTATAATATTTTCATACATAGACATAGTCCTGAAATTATGGAACATTTGAAAATTCCTATTATATTTATTCCACATATAGGAGCATTTTCTCGTGGTATTCTTGCAACAATTACGTGTCGTTTAAAAACAAATATAAGTTATTTAAATATAATAAAAATTTTTGATGAAGTTTATCAAAGTAAACCATGTATTCGTTTATATAATAATGTTATACCTAAATTAAAATCTGTTATCCGATCACCATTTTGCGACATTGGTTTTGCATTAAATAATCAATATTTAGTGATTGTAGTAACAGAAGATAATTTACTGAAAGGAGCAGCAACACAAGCAATACAATGTTTTAATATTCGCTTTGGTTTTTTCGAAACTGAATCACTAATTTAA
- the metF gene encoding methylenetetrahydrofolate reductase has product MNIINEYKHDLLNHDLWNLNTKIHISFEFFPPKNYDMENKFWNSIGKLSTLKPDFFSITYGANNSQCNQIFDLVSKVNQITKVEVAPHLTCINHTINELEDIAVKYWDAGIKHIIALRGDAQNVDNKIKMYGSDLVRLLKNIADFDISVAAYPEIHPEAINAKMDLLYLKKKIDEGANRAITQFFFNIDKFLRFRDKCISNNINVDIVPGILPISNFNQICRFSKMTNVDIPKSIYNIFNGLEKDQTTSMILGSKIAMDMVQSLYSEGINNFHFYTLNCSNISYAICCLLGIKPC; this is encoded by the coding sequence ATGAATATTATTAATGAATACAAACATGATTTGTTAAATCACGATCTATGGAATTTAAATACTAAAATTCATATTTCATTTGAATTTTTTCCTCCAAAAAATTATGATATGGAAAATAAATTTTGGAATTCAATAGGTAAATTGTCTACATTAAAACCTGATTTTTTTTCTATTACATATGGTGCTAATAATAGTCAATGTAATCAAATTTTTGATTTAGTTAGTAAAGTTAATCAAATTACAAAAGTTGAGGTAGCTCCTCATTTAACTTGCATTAATCATACTATTAATGAATTAGAAGATATTGCTGTAAAATATTGGGATGCTGGCATTAAACATATTATTGCTTTAAGAGGTGATGCACAAAATGTTGATAATAAAATAAAAATGTATGGTTCTGATTTAGTTCGGTTATTAAAAAATATTGCTGATTTTGATATTTCTGTAGCAGCATATCCTGAAATACATCCTGAAGCAATTAATGCAAAAATGGATTTGCTATATTTAAAGAAAAAAATTGACGAAGGAGCTAATAGAGCTATTACACAATTTTTTTTCAATATTGATAAATTTCTTCGTTTTCGTGATAAATGTATATCTAACAATATAAATGTAGATATTGTTCCTGGAATTCTACCGATTTCTAATTTTAATCAAATTTGTCGTTTTTCAAAAATGACTAATGTTGATATTCCAAAATCAATTTATAATATATTTAATGGTCTTGAAAAAGATCAAACAACAAGTATGATATTAGGTTCTAAAATAGCTATGGATATGGTTCAATCATTATATTCTGAAGGAATAAACAATTTTCATTTTTATACTTTAAATTGTTCAAATATTTCTTATGCAATTTGTTGTTTATTAGGTATTAAACCTTGTTGA
- the argB gene encoding acetylglutamate kinase → MNNPLVIKLGGVLLSSDHAMEALFDFLSSYIQSNSRDVLILHGGGRLVDQMMIKLGYKINKINGLRQTLSHHIDVITGVLSGTVNKTLLSWSKRKNINSIGLCLSDGGSVIVKQLNQELGFVGKPEPGCSLFLNNILKNNFFPIISSIGITDSGDLMNVNADLAAAALAKTLNADLVLLSDVSAILNGKGKRIKSLNNIEAEYLIQQGIITNGMIIKVQTALNASYVLGKPIEIASWQNVSKLELLFNGISIGTRVLYN, encoded by the coding sequence ATGAATAATCCTTTAGTTATAAAGTTAGGTGGGGTTTTATTAAGTAGTGATCATGCCATGGAAGCATTATTTGATTTTTTATCATCTTATATACAATCTAATTCTCGTGATGTATTAATTTTGCATGGAGGTGGAAGATTAGTTGATCAAATGATGATTAAATTGGGTTACAAAATTAATAAAATTAATGGATTAAGACAAACTTTATCGCATCATATAGATGTAATAACAGGAGTTTTATCAGGTACTGTTAATAAAACTTTGCTGTCTTGGTCGAAAAGAAAAAATATAAATTCTATTGGTTTATGTTTATCTGATGGTGGTAGTGTTATTGTTAAACAATTAAATCAAGAACTAGGATTTGTTGGTAAACCTGAACCTGGTTGTTCTTTATTTCTTAATAATATATTAAAAAATAATTTTTTTCCAATTATTAGTTCTATTGGAATTACTGATTCAGGTGATTTGATGAATGTTAATGCTGATTTAGCCGCTGCTGCTTTAGCTAAAACATTAAATGCAGATTTAGTTTTATTATCAGATGTAAGTGCTATTTTAAATGGAAAAGGAAAACGTATAAAATCACTAAATAATATTGAAGCTGAATATTTAATTCAACAAGGTATTATTACTAATGGTATGATTATAAAAGTACAAACAGCATTAAATGCTTCATATGTATTAGGAAAACCAATTGAAATTGCTAGTTGGCAAAATGTTTCCAAATTAGAATTATTATTTAATGGTATTTCTATAGGTACTCGTGTTTTATATAATTAA